The Melospiza melodia melodia isolate bMelMel2 chromosome 7, bMelMel2.pri, whole genome shotgun sequence genome has a segment encoding these proteins:
- the LOC134420531 gene encoding olfactory receptor 14C36-like produces MSNSSSIRLFLLLALADTRQLQLLHFCLLLGISLAALLGNGLIISAVACGHHLHTPMFFFLLNLALSDLGSICTTVPKAMHNSLWDTRDISYTGCAAQLFFFLFFISAEFFLLTIMCYDRYVSICKPLHYGTLLGSRACAHMAAAAWASGFLNALLLMANTFSLPLCHGNALGQFFCEIPQILKLSCSQSKLRKLGLIVGSSCLGLGCFVFIVFSYVQIFRVVLRIPSEQGRHKAFSTCLPHLAVISMFLSTIVFAHLKPPSVLSPSLDLALSFLYSVVPPTLNPLIYSLRNQELKAAVWRLMAGCIQEH; encoded by the coding sequence atgtcgaacagcagctccatcaggcttttcctcctgctggcattggcagacacgcggcagctgcagctcctgcacttctgcctcttgctgggcatctccctggctgccctcctgggcaacggcctcatcatcagcgccgtagcctgcggccaccacctgcacacgcccatgttcttcttcctgctcaacctggccctcagcgacctgggctccatctgcaccactgtccccaaagccatgcacaattccctctgggacaccagggacatctcctacactggatgtgctgcacagctctttttttttctgttcttcatctcagcagagtttttcctcctgaccatcatgtgctatgaccgctacgtgtccatctgcaaacccctgcactacgggaccctcctgggcagcagagcttgtgcccacatggcagcagctgcctgggccagtggctttctcaacgCTCTGCTACtcatggccaatacattttccctgcccctgtgccatggcaatgccctgggccagttcttctgtgaaatcccacagatcctcaagctctcctgctcacagtcTAAACTGAGGAAACTGGGGCTCATTGTTGGTAGTTCCTGTTtaggtttgggttgttttgtgttcattgttttctcctatgtgcagatcttcagggttgtgctgaggatcccctctgagcagggacggcacaaagccttttccacctgcctccctcacctggctgtgatcTCCATGTTCCTCAGCACTATTgtctttgctcacctgaagcccccctcagtcttgtctccatccctggatctggccctgtcatttctgtactcggtggtgcctccaacccttaaccccctcatctacagcctgaggaaccaggagctcaaggctgcagtgtggagactgatggctggatgtattcaggaacattaa